From a single Atribacterota bacterium genomic region:
- a CDS encoding four helix bundle protein, with translation MTKINSFYNLDVWKDARSFTREIYQITNNFPNRENYGLKSQITRAAVSIMSNIAEGFHRYSKKEFINFLVISRGSIAEVQSHLFVAFDLKYITKEQFNDVYSKSVDIFKQINAFIRYLRTCKEYKDYKKEIEK, from the coding sequence ATGACAAAAATTAATTCTTTTTACAATTTAGATGTTTGGAAAGATGCCAGATCTTTTACCAGGGAAATATATCAAATTACGAACAATTTTCCAAATAGGGAAAACTATGGACTAAAATCTCAAATTACCCGTGCTGCAGTTTCAATAATGAGCAATATCGCAGAAGGTTTTCATAGATATTCAAAAAAGGAGTTTATAAACTTTTTAGTGATATCAAGAGGCTCTATAGCAGAAGTACAAAGTCATTTATTTGTTGCATTTGATTTAAAATATATCACTAAAGAACAATTTAATGATGTTTATTCTAAATCAGTAGATATTTTCAAACAAATCAATGCTTTTATCAGATACTTAAGAACATGCAAAGAATACAAAGATTATAAAAAAGAAATCGAAAAGTAA